In Primulina eburnea isolate SZY01 chromosome 3, ASM2296580v1, whole genome shotgun sequence, one DNA window encodes the following:
- the LOC140826923 gene encoding uncharacterized protein isoform X1, whose translation MYAHTGGEDSTGIGGRPQGRPPRGTGPENSGGQRNFDKILQLDSFSLVDVPSTYSFDENTTDIRSTEAGGVEILAADVETMTSVSIPEEESECSVLFLLDSGDESEKTLVEAVIMVE comes from the exons ATGTATGCTCATACTGGGGGAGAAGATTCCACTGGCATTGGTGGAAGACCCCAAGGAAGGCCACCAAGAG GAACTGGCCCAGAAAATTCTGGAGGCCAGAGAAACTTTGACAAAATACTGCAACTTGATAGCTTCTCCTTGGTGGATGTCCCTTCTACTTACTCATTTGATGAAAACACAACAGATATTCGTAGCACTGAGGCAGGAGGAGTAGAAATCCTTGCTGCAGATGTGGAGACAATGACGAGTGTCTCAATTCCGGAGGAAGAGAGTGAAT GTTCTGTGCTGTTTCTGCTTGACAGTGGGGATGAGTCTGAAAAAACTCTAGTGGAGGCTGTGATCATGGTCGAATGA
- the LOC140826923 gene encoding uncharacterized protein isoform X2, with protein sequence MYAHTGGEDSTGIGGRPQGRPPRDIRSTEAGGVEILAADVETMTSVSIPEEESECSVLFLLDSGDESEKTLVEAVIMVE encoded by the exons ATGTATGCTCATACTGGGGGAGAAGATTCCACTGGCATTGGTGGAAGACCCCAAGGAAGGCCACCAAGAG ATATTCGTAGCACTGAGGCAGGAGGAGTAGAAATCCTTGCTGCAGATGTGGAGACAATGACGAGTGTCTCAATTCCGGAGGAAGAGAGTGAAT GTTCTGTGCTGTTTCTGCTTGACAGTGGGGATGAGTCTGAAAAAACTCTAGTGGAGGCTGTGATCATGGTCGAATGA